The following proteins come from a genomic window of Thiothrix winogradskyi:
- a CDS encoding hydrogenase small subunit, protein MNSPVLISRLTEYGVSRRAFLKYCALVASCLALPASGIPALAEKLRQAARPAVIWLSFQECTGCTESLTRSYTPSIEELIFDLISLDYHHTLQAASGEAAEVARQETMQHHAGKYWLIVDGSIPTAADGVYSTIAGRTNLDMLREGVANAAIVVAVGSCAAFGGLAAAQPNPTGASSVAALMQAGLIATKPLVNLPGCPPLPIAISSLFAYLLAFERLPDLDALKRPLSIYGNTVHDRCSRYRYYAEEKFAERFGDEGHRKGWCLYKLGCKGPVTHNACSLYKWNQGTSSPIEAGHPCLGCSEPDFWDKGSFYHSLDKALSPVAPIGKTPDIAIETGQKLYTEHCVSCHAPSPASFKTPAEDIPALLRSGNIRAHRRFELSDEQLELLEKYFTAQQ, encoded by the coding sequence ATGAACAGTCCAGTGTTAATAAGCAGATTGACGGAGTACGGCGTAAGTCGTCGTGCCTTCCTGAAGTACTGCGCATTAGTGGCATCCTGTTTGGCACTGCCTGCCAGTGGAATTCCTGCATTGGCGGAAAAGCTACGCCAAGCAGCACGCCCTGCGGTGATTTGGTTGTCTTTTCAGGAATGCACCGGCTGTACCGAATCGCTGACCCGCTCGTATACACCCAGTATAGAAGAGCTAATATTTGACCTGATTTCTCTCGATTACCACCATACCTTACAAGCAGCGTCGGGTGAAGCGGCAGAAGTAGCACGGCAAGAGACAATGCAGCACCATGCGGGCAAGTATTGGCTCATTGTTGATGGTTCAATACCGACGGCAGCCGATGGTGTTTATTCAACCATTGCAGGTCGCACCAATCTGGATATGTTGCGTGAAGGCGTTGCCAATGCGGCTATCGTTGTCGCGGTGGGCAGTTGTGCGGCGTTTGGCGGGTTGGCAGCCGCACAGCCTAACCCAACTGGCGCTAGCAGTGTGGCAGCGTTGATGCAAGCTGGGTTGATTGCTACGAAACCCTTAGTGAATTTACCCGGTTGCCCGCCGTTGCCCATCGCGATTAGCAGCCTATTCGCGTATCTCCTTGCGTTTGAACGCCTGCCTGACTTGGATGCACTCAAGCGCCCCTTGAGTATTTACGGCAATACTGTGCATGATCGCTGTTCCCGTTACCGCTATTACGCCGAGGAAAAATTTGCCGAACGCTTTGGGGATGAAGGTCACCGCAAGGGTTGGTGTTTGTACAAGTTGGGTTGCAAAGGCCCTGTTACCCACAATGCTTGTTCACTCTATAAGTGGAATCAGGGGACGAGTTCGCCAATTGAAGCTGGTCATCCTTGCCTTGGCTGTTCTGAGCCGGATTTCTGGGATAAGGGCAGCTTTTACCACAGTTTGGATAAGGCACTGTCGCCGGTTGCACCTATTGGAAAAACGCCGGATATTGCCATAGAAACGGGGCAAAAACTGTACACAGAACACTGTGTCAGTTGCCATGCGCCTAGCCCTGCCAGTTTCAAAACACCAGCAGAAGATATTCCTGCATTGTTACGTTCCGGTAATATCCGTGCTCATCGGCGTTTTGAGTTATCTGACGAGCAGCTTGAGTTGTTAGAGAAATATTTCACGGCGCAGCAATAA
- a CDS encoding efflux RND transporter permease subunit — MLNWLTEFSLAQRWLILGLTVLLTVFGIRTFQELPIDAFPDVSTTQVKLILKAPGMTPEEVEARIAQPVETELLGIPNQVVLRSVSKYALTDITLDFAEGTDIYWARSQVAERFANVKNDLPKNVTGGLAPISTPLSEIFMFTVEGDLPLEDKRTLLDWTIRPQLRALPGVADVNALGGRATTFEITPDLAALNARHLTLDDLRTALNTNIRNDGAGRVNEGEETWVVRIESGINGLDDLRHIVIKSVDGVPVTVGQVAEVKLGELTRYGAVTQNGKGEAVEGLVLSLRGANAGKLTTSIKTKLAEISQTLPPGVTIEPFYDRSTLVDKAIHTVSKALLEAFVLVGIILFAFLGNLRAAFVVALILPLSVLGTFILMRQFGLSANLMSLGGLAIAIGLLVDAAVVIVENIVEHLVHDDEKAKIPQRQKILWAVQEVSSPVSIGIVIIALVFLPLLTLEGLEGKLFTPVALTIVFALSISLLLALTVIPVLASWLLKQAAHTDPWLLRVSRRVYLPVLDAAFKRPSLVYILTIAVMLGAVATYPLIGKTFMPTMDEGDLLVQLEKLPSISLDQSIDTDLRVQQALLDNIPEIQRIVARVGSDELGLDPMSLNETDSFLVLKPRETWRTPDKEWLQEEIRQVLEKFPGVGYNFTQPIDMRVSEMLTGSRGDIAIKIFGTDLAVLGDLAQQIVTILEKIPGASDAYTQKNAGVQYLRAEIDRQAAGRFGLSVDDIASLLRTQLEGEIIGIIQQEGRRIPLQLRGSAELRQAPQALQQIRLTLPDGRIISLDQVAKLVRTEGPVAIKRENAGRFVVAQSNVTGRDLVSFVEEAQAAVAANVTLPTGYSITWGGQFENQQRAAQRLLIVVPIALAMIGLLLFLTFRDVRQTILVMANVPLALIGGIFSLGISGQYLSVPASVGFIALLGIAVLNGVVLVTFFNQLHQQGYRGTAVVREGALRRLRPVLMTASIAAWGLVPLLFATGPGSEIQKPLATVVIGGLVSATTLTLILLPLLYRQFVLKGEKSRMPAEHHH; from the coding sequence ATGCTTAACTGGCTCACTGAATTTTCCCTCGCGCAACGCTGGCTGATTCTCGGTTTGACCGTGCTACTCACCGTGTTTGGTATCCGCACCTTTCAGGAACTGCCAATTGATGCATTTCCCGACGTATCCACCACGCAAGTGAAACTGATCCTCAAAGCCCCCGGCATGACCCCCGAAGAAGTCGAAGCGCGAATCGCTCAACCCGTCGAAACCGAATTGCTGGGGATTCCCAACCAAGTCGTGTTGCGCAGTGTCTCCAAATACGCCCTCACCGACATCACCCTCGACTTTGCCGAAGGCACCGACATTTACTGGGCGCGAAGCCAAGTCGCGGAACGCTTTGCCAATGTCAAAAACGATTTGCCTAAGAATGTGACTGGCGGTTTAGCACCCATTTCCACCCCGCTTTCCGAAATTTTCATGTTCACAGTGGAAGGCGATTTGCCGCTCGAAGACAAACGCACCTTGCTAGATTGGACAATTCGCCCCCAACTCCGCGCCCTGCCAGGTGTTGCCGATGTCAACGCCCTTGGCGGACGTGCCACCACCTTTGAAATTACCCCCGATTTAGCCGCCCTCAACGCCCGCCACTTAACCTTGGACGATTTGCGTACCGCGCTGAACACCAATATCCGCAACGATGGCGCGGGGCGCGTCAACGAAGGCGAAGAAACTTGGGTGGTGCGTATCGAAAGTGGCATCAACGGGCTGGACGACTTGCGCCACATTGTCATCAAAAGCGTGGACGGCGTACCCGTAACTGTCGGGCAAGTGGCTGAGGTAAAGCTGGGCGAACTCACCCGTTACGGCGCAGTCACCCAAAACGGCAAGGGAGAAGCCGTCGAAGGCTTGGTACTGAGCTTGCGCGGCGCAAATGCAGGGAAACTTACCACCAGCATCAAAACCAAACTCGCAGAAATCAGCCAAACTTTGCCGCCCGGTGTCACCATTGAACCGTTTTACGACCGCTCTACCCTCGTCGATAAAGCGATTCACACCGTCAGCAAAGCCTTGCTGGAAGCGTTTGTGTTGGTTGGCATTATTCTGTTCGCGTTCTTGGGTAATTTGCGGGCGGCTTTCGTGGTGGCGTTAATTTTACCACTGTCGGTGTTAGGCACATTCATTTTGATGCGCCAATTTGGTTTATCCGCCAATTTGATGAGTCTGGGCGGCTTAGCCATCGCTATCGGCTTATTGGTGGATGCGGCGGTGGTGATTGTCGAAAATATCGTGGAACATCTGGTGCATGATGATGAAAAAGCCAAAATCCCGCAACGGCAAAAAATCCTGTGGGCAGTACAAGAAGTCTCCTCCCCCGTCAGTATCGGCATTGTCATTATTGCCTTGGTATTCCTCCCGCTGCTGACGCTGGAAGGGTTGGAAGGTAAACTGTTTACGCCAGTCGCTCTGACCATTGTGTTTGCACTTTCCATCTCCTTGCTGTTGGCATTGACGGTGATTCCGGTACTGGCATCGTGGTTGCTCAAGCAAGCGGCGCACACCGATCCTTGGCTATTGCGCGTCTCACGGCGCGTGTATTTGCCGGTGTTAGACGCGGCCTTCAAACGCCCTAGCTTGGTTTACATCCTGACCATCGCCGTGATGTTAGGCGCAGTCGCCACGTACCCATTGATTGGTAAAACCTTCATGCCGACGATGGATGAAGGCGACTTGTTGGTGCAATTGGAAAAACTGCCCTCGATCAGTTTGGATCAAAGCATCGACACCGACTTACGGGTACAACAAGCCTTGCTGGATAATATCCCCGAAATTCAGCGTATCGTCGCACGGGTCGGCTCAGATGAACTCGGTCTTGACCCCATGAGCCTGAATGAAACCGACAGCTTTCTGGTGTTAAAGCCCCGCGAAACCTGGCGAACGCCGGATAAAGAATGGCTGCAAGAAGAAATCCGTCAAGTGTTGGAAAAATTCCCCGGTGTGGGTTACAACTTCACCCAACCGATTGATATGCGCGTCTCTGAAATGCTGACCGGCAGTCGCGGGGATATTGCCATCAAGATTTTCGGGACTGATCTGGCGGTGTTGGGCGATCTGGCACAACAAATTGTCACGATTTTAGAGAAAATCCCCGGTGCATCCGACGCTTACACCCAAAAAAATGCGGGAGTGCAATACCTGCGTGCCGAAATTGACCGCCAAGCCGCCGGACGCTTTGGGCTATCGGTAGACGACATTGCCAGCCTGTTACGCACCCAGCTCGAAGGTGAAATTATCGGCATAATCCAGCAAGAAGGGCGACGCATTCCGCTGCAATTGCGCGGTTCTGCCGAATTGCGTCAAGCACCTCAAGCCTTGCAGCAAATCCGCCTGACGCTTCCTGACGGGCGCATTATCAGCCTTGATCAAGTGGCAAAACTCGTCCGCACCGAAGGGCCCGTGGCGATTAAACGCGAAAATGCAGGCCGTTTCGTGGTGGCACAAAGCAATGTGACAGGGCGCGATTTGGTAAGTTTTGTGGAAGAAGCACAAGCTGCCGTCGCCGCTAACGTGACCTTGCCGACTGGCTACAGCATTACGTGGGGTGGGCAATTCGAGAATCAGCAACGGGCAGCGCAACGCTTGCTCATTGTCGTGCCAATTGCGCTCGCCATGATTGGCTTGCTGCTGTTTTTGACGTTTCGAGATGTGCGCCAAACCATTCTGGTGATGGCGAATGTGCCATTGGCGTTGATTGGTGGGATTTTTAGTCTGGGGATTTCTGGGCAATATTTATCCGTACCCGCGTCGGTAGGTTTCATTGCACTGCTGGGGATTGCCGTACTCAACGGCGTGGTATTGGTGACATTTTTCAACCAATTGCACCAGCAAGGCTACCGAGGAACGGCGGTGGTACGCGAAGGGGCGTTACGCCGCCTGCGCCCGGTGTTAATGACCGCCAGTATTGCCGCTTGGGGTTTAGTGCCGTTGTTATTTGCCACCGGCCCCGGTTCAGAAATCCAGAAACCGCTGGCAACGGTTGTGATCGGCGGGTTAGTCAGTGCGACCACCTTAACGCTGATTTTGTTGCCGCTGCTGTACCGCCAGTTTGTGCTGAAGGGTGAAAAATCCCGTATGCCTGCCGAACACCACCATTAA
- a CDS encoding efflux RND transporter periplasmic adaptor subunit produces MPVIHKIRPSLLSLALLLPSIATAADIIPMPAEQRSALGIEVTPLTTVSANTALEVNAQVMLPPASVRVVAAPADGLITTLLHQAGETVKAGDKVASLSAPAVVEAQRQYLQARLKYQLAADNAARDQRLADQGLIAKNTWLLTQNDVKLAQADQEAAIATLRLLGVKPGSDSAEITLTAPISGWILETMVEPGQRVEAPAALVKIGNLRQLSLEIPLTPAQAKDVQAGQTVTLRDSQLSGTVRALQPALDNAQNVIVRADITQADSTTLHPGQTVKVTLQSASNADTAAASIPTSGLVWSGDQAYVFTESTEGFTPTAVKIVQQNDTQATISGLPADSRIATKGVAALKAKWQEAEE; encoded by the coding sequence ATGCCCGTGATCCATAAAATAAGACCCAGCCTATTAAGCCTAGCCTTGCTACTTCCCAGCATCGCCACCGCCGCCGACATTATTCCCATGCCAGCGGAACAACGCAGTGCGCTCGGCATCGAAGTCACGCCACTCACTACCGTCAGTGCCAACACCGCACTGGAAGTGAATGCGCAAGTGATGTTACCGCCCGCCAGTGTGCGCGTGGTCGCCGCACCTGCTGATGGGCTAATCACCACCTTATTGCATCAAGCCGGTGAAACCGTGAAAGCGGGCGACAAAGTGGCATCGCTTTCCGCCCCCGCTGTGGTGGAGGCACAACGCCAATACCTGCAAGCCCGCCTCAAATACCAATTAGCCGCCGACAACGCCGCTCGTGATCAACGGCTGGCAGATCAAGGGCTAATCGCCAAAAACACTTGGCTGCTGACCCAAAACGATGTCAAATTAGCACAAGCCGATCAGGAAGCAGCCATTGCCACCTTACGCTTGCTAGGCGTTAAACCCGGCAGCGACAGCGCCGAAATCACCCTAACCGCCCCGATCAGCGGCTGGATACTGGAAACCATGGTCGAACCGGGGCAACGGGTCGAAGCCCCCGCCGCACTGGTCAAAATCGGCAACTTACGCCAACTCAGTTTAGAAATCCCCCTCACCCCCGCACAAGCCAAAGACGTGCAAGCAGGGCAAACCGTCACGCTGCGCGACAGCCAGCTCAGCGGCACAGTTCGCGCCTTGCAACCCGCGTTGGATAATGCCCAAAATGTCATCGTGCGAGCGGACATAACCCAAGCAGACAGCACCACACTGCATCCGGGACAAACCGTCAAAGTCACCTTGCAAAGTGCCAGCAATGCCGATACCGCCGCCGCCAGCATCCCCACCAGCGGCTTGGTATGGTCGGGCGATCAAGCGTATGTGTTCACTGAAAGTACGGAAGGCTTCACTCCAACCGCCGTTAAAATTGTCCAACAAAACGACACTCAAGCCACCATCAGCGGCTTGCCAGCCGACAGCCGCATTGCCACCAAAGGCGTTGCTGCCCTCAAAGCTAAGTGGCAAGAGGCGGAGGAATAA
- a CDS encoding response regulator transcription factor, producing MRLLLVEDDTELSSSLHTRLKREGFAVDIANNGVDGEFMGDETPYDAVILDLGLPQRSGLEVLQHWRQRGNRVPVIILTARDAWHERVDGFKAGADDYLGKPFHFEELLVRVQALIRRNLQAAVPDQKLHCCGLQLDEEHQQVTTPDGEVFDLTGTEFRLLRYFMLHPGRILTKSRLTEHVYEQDFDRDSNVIEVYVRHLRRKLGDWRIQTRRGQGYIFIDPDKPELPL from the coding sequence ATGCGCCTATTATTGGTGGAAGACGACACCGAACTCAGCAGCAGTTTGCACACGCGCTTGAAACGTGAAGGCTTCGCGGTGGACATTGCCAATAATGGCGTGGATGGCGAATTCATGGGCGACGAAACGCCTTACGATGCGGTGATTCTCGACCTTGGTTTGCCACAACGCAGTGGGCTGGAGGTGTTGCAACATTGGCGACAGCGTGGCAATCGCGTACCGGTGATTATCCTCACTGCCCGTGATGCATGGCATGAACGGGTGGATGGTTTCAAAGCCGGGGCAGACGATTACCTCGGCAAGCCGTTTCATTTTGAGGAATTGCTGGTGCGGGTACAGGCGTTGATTCGTCGTAATTTGCAAGCGGCAGTTCCCGATCAAAAGCTGCATTGTTGTGGCTTGCAATTGGATGAGGAACATCAGCAAGTCACTACGCCAGACGGCGAGGTCTTCGATTTGACGGGGACAGAGTTTCGTTTGTTGCGCTATTTTATGTTGCACCCCGGTCGGATTCTTACCAAATCGCGCTTGACCGAACACGTTTACGAGCAAGATTTTGACCGTGATAGCAATGTGATCGAGGTGTATGTGCGCCATTTGCGTCGCAAGTTGGGGGATTGGCGTATTCAAACGCGGCGCGGTCAGGGTTATATTTTCATCGACCCCGACAAGCCGGAGCTACCGTTATGA
- a CDS encoding ATP-binding protein: MKSLERQLQVNLAIILVLVMALIWGVGMALPWFFEGTQNVHSATVVLSAPDATQHRPQRFKWLFPLLAAAGIALILVIQGIVIRRTFRRLDHIRAELQQLEIGNINKLNEAVPAEIYPIIKEFNHLLSLMQERLERSRNALGNLAHALKTPLNLLTQHLDADISATSHQQAQLQAERIRQLTEGELKRARMAGLGNTTQRFDPRVELPVLVEVLAQVHHKSPRCITLEIAPTLTRFGDREDMLELLGNLLDNACKWAQQQVRCQISSVAGKVQISVEDDGLGRTEVELQQMAARGVRLDESVDGHGLGLSICKDITKLYGGTLVFERSARLGGLRVTVTL, encoded by the coding sequence ATGAAGTCATTGGAACGTCAGTTGCAGGTCAATCTTGCGATTATTTTGGTGTTGGTGATGGCGCTGATTTGGGGCGTGGGGATGGCGTTGCCCTGGTTTTTTGAAGGAACGCAAAATGTGCATTCGGCGACGGTGGTGCTGTCTGCTCCAGACGCGACGCAACACCGTCCGCAGCGTTTCAAGTGGTTATTTCCGTTATTGGCGGCAGCGGGTATTGCATTGATTTTGGTGATTCAGGGCATTGTTATCCGCCGGACTTTTCGGCGTTTGGATCATATTCGTGCTGAACTGCAACAGCTTGAGATTGGCAATATCAATAAGTTAAATGAAGCCGTTCCAGCGGAAATTTACCCGATTATCAAAGAATTCAACCACCTGTTGAGCTTGATGCAGGAGCGTTTGGAGCGTTCCCGCAATGCGTTAGGCAATCTGGCTCATGCGTTGAAAACCCCGCTCAATTTACTCACCCAACACCTTGATGCTGACATATCGGCGACCAGTCATCAGCAGGCGCAGTTACAAGCCGAACGCATCCGCCAATTGACCGAAGGTGAACTCAAACGCGCACGCATGGCAGGTCTTGGTAATACCACGCAACGCTTTGACCCGCGTGTGGAATTGCCCGTGCTGGTGGAAGTGTTGGCACAGGTACACCACAAATCCCCGCGCTGCATTACGCTGGAGATTGCCCCAACACTTACCCGTTTCGGCGACCGCGAAGACATGCTGGAATTGTTGGGAAATTTGCTGGATAACGCCTGCAAATGGGCGCAACAACAGGTGCGTTGCCAAATCAGTAGTGTCGCGGGCAAGGTGCAAATCAGCGTGGAAGACGATGGTCTTGGGCGCACTGAGGTCGAGTTACAACAAATGGCAGCACGCGGGGTGCGGCTGGATGAAAGCGTTGACGGACACGGCTTGGGTCTGTCAATTTGCAAGGACATCACCAAATTATACGGTGGTACGCTGGTGTTTGAACGTTCCGCACGACTGGGTGGTCTGCGGGTAACG